The following is a genomic window from Thermotoga sp. Mc24.
CCACAACTACTCGGAAGTTTTTCTATGCTTCAAGGAACTGATACTTTCTGAAATGGCCCGCGCTCTTTTCTCTCCTATTCCCTCGACCTTCTTCAAGTCCTCAACAGAGGCTTTACTGATCTGATCGAGCGTTTTGAACATTCTAACCACGTTGTATCCAATGCTGAGCGGAATTCTCGCGACGGTTTTGAGGAGCCTGTAACCTCTCGCGGAAACGAGCACATCATCCAACTGTGCAACTTGCTGTACATCGTATCCCAGGGCCCTCGAAATTGAAATGGGAGAGGGATCTCTTTTCTTAACAAAGTCCTGCATGATGTCTTGCGCCGCCTCTTCATCCACCTCTTCAGAAGAGTAATCCATTACGAGAAGAACTAGAAGATCGTCCACGTCTTCCGTCAACTCCCTGAGCTGCATTCTTGCGAGTCTTCCTTCCTCGCCGAGCTCTACTATGTAGGGTCTCATCTCCTCTACTATCCTCAAAAGCTCGAACCCCTTTGCCAGTGTTCTCACCACGTCAGCGAGAGTGACCCTGTTTTCCAGTTCCAGAACTTCAAGTTCCGAAAGAAGTTTGTTGAAGTTATCTTTGTATTTTTCCAAAGTGCTGATCGCTTGTGTCACTTTCGATATGAGAAAATCTACCTGATTCACAACGTATTTGTAATTTTTATAATAGAGCGATATGATATTTCTCCTCCTCGAAACTGCTATCACGACTTTCCCCGTTTGTTTCGCCAACCTTTCCGCTGTTCTGTGTCTTGTACCGGTTTCTCCGGTCGGTATCGTGGGGTCCGGTACGAGATGAACATTCGCGTAGTATATCTTTGTAATATCCTCAGAGAGAACTATCGCACCATCCATTTTTGAAAGCTCGTACAGTTTCTCCGCAGAGAAATCGGTGTCCAGCCAGAATCCTCCTTGAATGATATCCTCGTATTTTTTTGGATCATCAACAAGAAAAATAAGCGCACCAAAATTAGCATTGATTATGTCATCCAGCGCTTTCCTCAACTCTGTCCCTGGTGATATGAGCTTTATTTTTTCAATCAATTCCTGGGGAACCAAGGATTTCACCCCCAATTATAAAGACGGCCTCCTTGAGGTCGCGCACTACAAAAACTCCTTTTTTCTCTTCTTCGATCGGAGGAACTATTATCCTCCCCGAATTCTTCAAAGAGTTCAATCTTCTATTAATATTGTAAACCTTTCTCACCCTTCCATCCAAACCAATTTCACCAACGGCCGCCGTATCGTGTAGAGAA
Proteins encoded in this region:
- the disA gene encoding DNA integrity scanning diadenylate cyclase DisA, whose product is MVPQELIEKIKLISPGTELRKALDDIINANFGALIFLVDDPKKYEDIIQGGFWLDTDFSAEKLYELSKMDGAIVLSEDITKIYYANVHLVPDPTIPTGETGTRHRTAERLAKQTGKVVIAVSRRRNIISLYYKNYKYVVNQVDFLISKVTQAISTLEKYKDNFNKLLSELEVLELENRVTLADVVRTLAKGFELLRIVEEMRPYIVELGEEGRLARMQLRELTEDVDDLLVLLVMDYSSEEVDEEAAQDIMQDFVKKRDPSPISISRALGYDVQQVAQLDDVLVSARGYRLLKTVARIPLSIGYNVVRMFKTLDQISKASVEDLKKVEGIGEKRARAISESISSLKHRKTSE